The DNA sequence CCCAATCACCGCAGAGCCTCCGCTGGACACCAGAGTCACCGCCGGACACTAGAGCCTCCACCTCAAGCGTTGCTGCACCTGCAAGCACGGCCCCCGCTCCTGCGCAGCCCATCTAGCGTCCGCGCAGCCCACCGAACCTCTCTTCACTGCAGCACTCATCCACTGGCTGACAAACCTCTATCGATATCCAGCCACCCACCTGCAGattaggaggaggaagaacagaggaaagaaagaagaagaagacactaaaaaaaagggaaagcagGCCTGGgcaacggaaaaaaaaaaaggaagggagaaaggcagcccaccaactgccaatttcctACCAAATTTCagcaatcctaatttagctacacgcctgcatcaacacgcgcatgtataaagaatcgtgaagcaaagcttcaaattaccaagtaagtttttacgattaaagttcatgctttcttgtcttttaaattcctctTATTTTCTGCAGAATATCGGAATTATGgagattcacgcttaacgaactaagagtcttcgtatgaactaagagtgttcataattaaacgaactaagagcgttcgtatgaactaagagtgttcataatgcttagACTAAAAGCATccgcaagcatcaaattgtgaccatattaaaacattattgtttggtctaatccaaaagagattcttggaaattgatttcttggtagcatagctcggaaatcttattgctTTAGTTTTTGtcgaagtttaactccgaaactaatatatcttctcttcttattttcaggatgtcgaacgAAACTAGACTCTACTTTCCCATGCTTggctcaacaggctcggattaccacagttgggtaaccgatgttgagaaccatctcactttaaagggaatattacccataatccaggcacctaacccagatcttgtgttcgtgcgaacacctacaaagcatgctcaagcagttatcttgatgagacgccatatggacaaggcactcagattggagtatatgtcgatcaaggatgcaagagagctatgggtagcgctagaagagcgttttggcaatgtccaagactccctcctccctgacttgaaggttcaatggaacaatctgcgctttgctgatttcaagtctgttgctgagtataattcagaagctcttcgtatacagtccatgttgaggttttgtggacaacctgtcacagagcaacagctaattgagaaaactctctccaccttccatgtttcagccattgtggtatcaaagcaataccgtactgaagtcaatgctggacggatcacgaagtttcatcagcttatcaatgttatatctgtagctgagaaacatgataacatactcgtgaggaattataattcaaggcccattagaactaagagcgttcatgaggcgaattataatgcacttAAAGGAGGGCgataccctaagaatggggggacatgagggatgtatgggcccatataaccgccctaaccaggaaggaaaccgtaAGTTTAGTTTGGATTCACGTGGTGGTAAgaggggtcgtggtatccctagccgtaatggtggcgccatgggtcgtggtggtggcactaaccctcctagggaacgccctcaacgtgcacaacgtgcacctcaattaaagggaggcaaccacaatgttGTGTGTCAtcaatgtggatcaattgagcattggttcaagcaatgcaaggcaagcgagcaactagctgcaagatacagggcatacagggacctgagggagcaagaagtgtaccttgcagaagaagaagaaaatggtggagatgtcaatctcaccatagaggacttcaaagctgaagatgaagtgcacaaggatgcagcagactttgattagattagtccttttatttttccaagaacttttgtaatggcaaaaTGTCTTAGTCAATAAaggacaattgtattaactatttcttatgtggcggacccaataaaatgtgatgtctaggaaagtcattgagattattagtacttaagagagcctcgctccaccaacatctctctctactttcctggccatatttgattggaattaccaaacagatagagtgactacaatgtgtcttagtttgattttattttggattagattttggaaactttgatgtaatcattggctattaataaagtgtcaattcttttacttaatgtcttggacataccttaattcgaactttattatataagagccaatggctTTCATGTGGAaccacattatgagaatggacagaattcctttgcatcacctctaatgactacggacataaacgagtattagagaaacttatgtgtcgccctagtgggttgtatgcaaccactattcgagttattgagtccaaccatgtcatgagatacgacttatgggattctgacatatataggctttggcatgatgatctgtgtattaaagactttacacggacatccattttcagaacgaagaaaaataagaactaagaattggttcgaggagctgcacatgcacCTCATGgagccatgattgtgcaaagaccggccacacatggccggcgccgcctaccccctgcggcaaatacatggcattgacgccataaaccctTATTCAACTCCTCTCCCTACTTCTCAAatccattgtgacattgtggcttaaccaaaaccttcattggtttaTTATAAGgtccatgtttcgttctgtaaagcctgttatttaggattgagaccatcctatgcaaaggagattgaagaaataattccattctcacaaagaatctaagggaattctgtggatttgatcaaccaacttgcagaccgtatagatgttttatggtgttggttgatacgcaaacacgctggtcatgtgttgtgctattatccactcataatgctgcttatactacactcctagtacataacatatggctacgggctcactacccagatcatccttttcagtcaatttgacttgataatgctagagagtttacatcgaaattttttgatgactattgcatattgatatcaagtatcatattcccatgtacacacccaattggtctggcggaaaagccaccattaaaagtatcatattcccatgtacacacccaattggtagcccggactttagtaatgcgcaccaatattttctgcttgggttatgcaatatcgcatgcagctatgctcattcgtctacgactcatagcatccactcaacttttatttgcgttacagctagtgactgggttcgagtctaaatatctcgtatttatgcatatttgagtgtgcggttcatgtgccaattgcgccgccacagcgcatcaacatgagtcattgcaacgaatgcatatatatatatatttgttggacataagtctccaactataattccgctatgtagaacctttgacaagcgatctctatttcgctggattcgcgaattgtcactttgatgagaccgtcttcccgtcgttagggggagattagaacttcaatgttcaacaggaacgacatgaatttgattatacgcatttatatgcgtgtaattatatctaaaacactagaattaagctaatcgtCATGTTaaataatatgtaattaatccatttttatttactttgtagaaaataagcggaattgcggaaacgagagtCAACACCATCAAGGGAGAGGAATCAAACCATCTCTGATAATGTGTGGAAGTGcattgaggaagaagagaagaaagaaaaaaatggggaaaagaaagaaagatgaagaaaagaagaaaggagaaagaaaagaaaagaaaaaaaaaatctggactatgctgacgtcatcatgacgtCAGCAATATCATAATCagcacatttttctttctttcccacgtgctgcttcttctttttatttttattattactttttttttcctatctcctATCCCGTGCTGCCACATGTCCATTTCCATCTCTTTTCCTCTTGTGCAAGACAACATCCAcccattctctcttctctctctatatatatatatatatacacaccctaattctctctctcacctcaATCCGAGAACGGCCGCACACCCCAGACCCCATATTTCCTTCCTCTATTCAACAGCACCGTAACTCACCCACTCTCCCATTTTCCCTCACTCTTCCACATTAAAGTATTGGGCTCTTCTCAAATTTCATCAAGGACGATCATCAAGACCTTAATTTCATGTTTAGGTAGTTAGGAGGATTCAAGCTAGCttagttttctttgctttctagcattgttgaaattaagcaaatcttatcctctctcttctcatctattttaattgcaCATGGTTTTGAAGTTAAATCTTGTTTTAATTAGAGTGAGTAgtttaattttgggagttagggttgtgaagccctaactcatcttgtataaatattgatgctttcactactacaaaaaggtcatcagacgacggtggatttctgttgtctgatgaccaagctgaccgtggtctaagtgagtgttgtgtgattgaaaaatcagacaacggtgatttcaccgttgtgtgataatagttttcTCAACAGAAATgcctatttccgttgtgtgagttctgcgcagcatgtgcctggcatggcatgcgcggcgatgcctcggcacattcagacaacagaagatgaaattttgccgttgtctgagattcataacacacaacatgtatgacttattttttgttgtctgagattcataacacacaacggttataactcattatttgttgtctgagactaataacagacaacggatataacttaatatttgttgtctgaggtaagtaacacacaactgaagtaaaattatctccGTTGTCTGTTAATTACTTAGACAACagtgatcattttatttctgttgtgtgttaagaatctcacacaacaaaattttgttttcttttgttgttggttgttagttcacacaacaactatatttgattatccgttgtgtgaatattgtaatcaattgGGTACCAaccagtgactgttgtaggagaagcctaaattttgaactcttttatcatcatacaacacatgGTTTTACATTAAAGAGTTGCATGACTGAATATTAGATAGTATTAACACATAAACAGtactctaatccatatcattcaatcaccatttttcaaacatccatacattcaagatagataatgtaccaaacaagaaatcatTCCTAACTACCTATACATGAAAcaaaagctgatataatatctttACGCTTCAACGAAGTTTCCTtttgaagaagaacaagggCAGTCACAAGAGACTTGGCATTTGGCCTCTCACGAggaacaagttttggattcttttGCTTCAGTGTAGCAGAAACAGTTAACTCTGCAGCACCACCACCAggaacaagttttggattcttcAGGATATTTCTTGCTACTACCATGGCATCCTATGAACAGAACATGATTAAATAAGATATTTCAGCATTCTATAGTTTTATTCCACAAATTTGgggaaaaaaggaaaacaaataaaacagaCATACCTGTAAATTTCTTTCCACTTCGTTTAACATATCCTTACTCGGACCTCTTAAGAGTACTGTACATGCCTTGGGATCTTTGCAATCAACGATGAATGTAAAGAACTCATCTCCAATTTTTTTAACCTCAAATAATCCAGCCCCAGTACCAATATCAGATTCTTGCAGTTCATCGGGTCTGTTGACAATAACTGCCCCACAAGCCTTGGCAATTCTGTTATTATCTGTTTTTCTCAACCTCCTAATTGCAGTAACACCGGCCTTGCTCAGATAATGGCATGCCAGGTCACTGAGCCCCTTTTCTGTAATCACAACATCTGGTTTGAACTTCAATATCTGCACACAGAAGCAAATCAATCACATCAGCTTAACATAACTTTCATCTTCCTACAGGAAAAGACCTTTATACTTGGAAATCGATAATAGATAATCAATAAATAGATAATAGATTCTCATCTACAATAGATATAATTAGAGGACTTATCTATAAAATGAATTACACAAGATAATCAATAAATTACAAACCAGCAATCCTTTCAGCCATTCACATGGCCGTGAATCATCATTTTCTGTATATAAGCGACTTAGCTTCTCTAAGGGGTCCAGAGACTTGGCATAAAACTCAGAACAGTGAAATTACCTATATCTTGAAGAAATTCAAGCCGAAGGAGTAAAGCCGGCTAAAACTTATAAGGAGTTGAGCATATATATGAGGAAGcacatatataaacaaccaGTATGCTGGTCAAAGCTCCTAATAGTAGTTGATCCTGAAATTGTTTCTACACAATGTTGTATCACAGGAGCTTTGCGTACTCCAATCTTGATAGTTCTCGTGCTGAAGGTAGATAATATTGCTGCAGGAATATAAGTCtgtgagggttttttttttcacaattaCTAAATCTTCCAGGTTGCAGTTGCAgttaaatggaattttgatgGGATAAAAATTGACAATATTCTCTCTGTTCAGTCATTTAAGTAGCTCTCAAAAGAGGGAGGAAGTTTTCGATATTACTAATTTATCAAACAGAACATTTCAGTTGCTAAGGCAGTCAGCTAGGGAATGTCTAGGCCTGAACTGAGAATTAGTGAGCatgtacaaaacaaaacaatgcaATTCAAAGCCAATGTAAAAATGCAAGTCCAAACTCCTTTCCATCAATTCGAGGAGTACAAATAGATGCATTCACCACTCACCATGAATAAAAGCAAATAGATGAAATGTCTGTAAATACCTTCATTACCTGTGTTCCCCATATCAGTAAAACCAGTTGACGAATATTGTGCCGAGTAACCATTTGTCTCCTCATCTGCAGGGCAAACAATATAGCACATTGCCCATCAACCAAAggcaacaaacaaaaaattaagtTAGGAACCGTAGAAAATGTGGGCGCCATCATTAATCTACAGTTAAATTAATTACAAAGGTAAGCATACAAACCTTGAATCTGTAATTCTAGTTCACCCAAAGCTACTAAGTGTGCTTCTCCATGGTCTCCAGGTTCCTCTATAGCTAAGGACCTAGTGATACTCTCACCTGCAGCAGCAGCACACTAACACTGAGCCAGCAATGAatttaatataacattataatcataataaCTACCAGCTACAATGAAATGGATGAAACTGAGAAAGTTTGAGTATGACGGACCTTGAAACCTCTACCATTATTGGGTAATGGTAGTGGGTATACCTTTCCAATGCACGTATGATATCTTCCATTGAGGGCCTATTACGGAGATCATACTCAAAGCAGCCGTTGATAACATTCTCCACTGCAGGAGGCAAACCACTTGGAACAGGTGGCTTTTCTCGCTTGATCACAACTGAATGATATATCTCTTTAATTGAACTCCCAAACCAGGATTGACTACCAGTCAACATCTCTACAAAGCAACATCCAAAGCCCCAAGAATCTGTTTCTAAAGATATAGGACCCCTCACTTCTGGTTCCCACTGTTCTGGAGCCATGTAGTTCGGAGTGCCAAGTCTAAAAGCCATATTAGGATTAGACAATGAAGCCCCAAGAAGTAGAAATGGGATTCCAAAATCTCCAAGGACCACCTGGCCGTGTTCATCTACAAGGATGTTGGACGGCTTCAAATTTAGCACCAGAAGCCCTAGTGAATGCAATTCTGAAATTCCTTTTGCCAACTCAATCCCATACCTGTAAACATTCACAACAATGGGTTATGATTTCCTAATAACACCAACTATATGCTACACAGAAAAGATATATAACTAACCTTAAAACATCAAAAAGTTGAAGTTTTCCACCCTTCAACCTAGCAACTCGGTCACCAACTGACCCCTCATAAAATTTCATAGCGATGCAGATCTGCCAAGACATTTGAATGACCACTAACCAAGGTACTACTAATATCAATGCTATGAAAGAGAAAGGCACGGGACAAATAACAGAATTCATCCAGTTAAAagtgaaaatgaaaaaatatgACTAAATATATTGCAAAATGATGTGCCATGGGACTCACCCTTCCATCAATGATTGAGATACCATGAAACCAACAAACACCGCACAGTCTGCGGAACTTGAAAAATAACTTTTCGAACTTGTGCAGAAACTTTTCTCTGTCCTCCTCCATCAAAGGATGCAACATCTTAACTGCTACCTCATGAtattcatcataatcatctGCTGACTGGTGATGAGTTGCTAACCATACATCACCAAAGGGGCCCCGTCCAATTCGGTACTTAAAGTTCAATGAGGCAGGATTGATCCAGGGACTAGTTGGAGTGAGTGTAGCTACAACAGTTGTTAGATGATCAGGGTCTTGAAAGAGCTCATACTCGAAAGAAATTGCAGGCTTTTCTTTTGCAATTTGCTGCTCCATTCTGCTGCTATAAATACATTGATGAACCAACAGGCTCCAAGTCAATAATCTGCCAACGTCCTTTTTATTGCCATATAAAATATACAATCAACATGCAAAGTAACTACAGAAAGagaaactaataataataacatgGTAGAAATTTCCCCCAAGAGCTTGAAATAGTAGTCTGGCTATGAAATAAATATCCGAGACACACAGTTGTTACGCTTAACTTCCATTAACCATGTCAATGAGAATATTTAAGTTTACAAACACTAATAAT is a window from the Rosa chinensis cultivar Old Blush chromosome 2, RchiOBHm-V2, whole genome shotgun sequence genome containing:
- the LOC112186033 gene encoding T-complex protein 1 subunit gamma-like; the protein is MRRQMVTRHNIRQLVLLIWGTQILKFKPDVVITEKGLSDLACHYLSKAGVTAIRRLRKTDNNRIAKACGAVIVNRPDELQESDIGTGAGLFEVKKIGDEFFTFIVDCKDPKACTVLLRGPSKDMLNEVERNLQDAMVVARNILKNPKLVPGGGAAELTVSATLKQKNPKLVPRERPNAKSLVTALVLLQKETSLKRKDIISAFVSCIGS
- the LOC112184180 gene encoding E3 ubiquitin-protein ligase KEG; translated protein: MPSLLWQKLPCPKYNPTFGQMQIRALFYSHCRALVSKIMNFLQRSNGSWEFCSLNLLLHIDVGRLLTWSLLVHQCIYSSRMEQQIAKEKPAISFEYELFQDPDHLTTVVATLTPTSPWINPASLNFKYRIGRGPFGDVWLATHHQSADDYDEYHEVAVKMLHPLMEEDREKFLHKFEKLFFKFRRLCGVCWFHGISIIDGRICIAMKFYEGSVGDRVARLKGGKLQLFDVLRYGIELAKGISELHSLGLLVLNLKPSNILVDEHGQVVLGDFGIPFLLLGASLSNPNMAFRLGTPNYMAPEQWEPEVRGPISLETDSWGFGCCFVEMLTGSQSWFGSSIKEIYHSVVIKREKPPVPSGLPPAVENVINGCFEYDLRNRPSMEDIIRALESW